One Setaria italica strain Yugu1 chromosome I, Setaria_italica_v2.0, whole genome shotgun sequence DNA window includes the following coding sequences:
- the LOC101778166 gene encoding protein PHOTOPERIOD-INDEPENDENT EARLY FLOWERING 1 isoform X2: MASKGPRSKLDHETRARRQKALEAPREPRRPKVHWDHVLAEMVWLAKEFDSERKWKLSMAKKIAQRANKSIVDQATKGERKQKEEEHRMRKVALNISKDVKKFWIKIEKLVVYKHQLELEERKKKALDKQLDFLLGQTERYSTMLAENLVDMPYPQKLENGTLQTNQSSQTEEVAEENENAAIPDDPDNMEVDGDYESSLDEEPEDDEHTIDEDEAQITEAERNEELAALQAEADLPLDDILKMYTETKVSRESSPDSKDMLSNLGSKNLIVDSSNQANGCDHDTAHSSSDDGNSSEEEDDGHSYAEFVKKNHGKSNGNISSIDEQEDKDYVAADEGKDDEATLSEEEELAKKEVPDHLEEIKLLQKESEIPLEELLAMYQKDGYADHETTELENSPCIVEETNTDMSLDDQSAKILEVNSDTVVGHLSADVMKTEHNVTANSMQSEIVPEPCAQQNFVEENNLADVNTVNGDKSDDVIADAAAAARSAQPTGNTFLTTNVRTKFPFLLKHSLREYQHIGLDWLVAMYEQRLNGILADEMGLGKTIMTISLLAHLACEKGIWGPHLIVVPTSVMLNWETEFLKWCPAFKILTYFGSAKERKQKRQGWMKPNYFHVCITTYRLVIQDSKVFKRKKWKYLILDEAHLIKNWKSQRWQTLLNFNSKRRILLTGTPLQNDLMELWSLMHFLMPHVFQSHQEFKDWFCNPISGMVEGQDKVNKEVIDRLHNVLRPFILRRLKRDVEKQLPKKHEHVIYCRLSRRQRNLYEDFIASSETQTTLASGNYFGMISIIMQLRKVCNHPDLFEGRPIISSFDMAGINMHLSYSVCMLLDKNPFSHVDLSDMNLVFTQNEFGMSSWEADEVVAAFPPSITSRDSQLDISCSKKDHQGSNVTNIFEDIQKALQDERIKESKERAASIAWWNRLRCEKRPVYGTNMREVLTVKHPVSDILEKRNNPLCHMDYSSSLADLVLPSVERFQKLLDIVESFTFAIPAARAPPPVCWCSKGKSPVFIDPAYREKCTNEFSPILSPIRSAIVRRQVYFPDRRLIQFDCGKLQELAILLRRLKSEGHRALIFTQMTKMLDVLEEFINLYGYTYLRLDGSTPPEERQTLMQRFNTNPKFFLFILSTRSGGVGINLVGADTVIFYDSDWNPAMDQQAQDRCHRIGQTREVHIYRLISESTIEENILKKANQKRALDDLVIQRGSYNTEFFKKLDPMEFFSGHTSLRVEDQQKDCSMTAGSSNDADVGLSNADVEAAIRQAEDEADYMALKKLEQEEAVDNQEFSEEAAGRPEDDDLVNEEDARHDEHIIEEHRYNSSDMEKEKNAALSNQLNEEKALTLAVGDEDTDMLADVKQMAAAAAAAGQASSSFENQLRPIDRYAMRFMELWDPVIDKAAINRQVNVEEEEWELDRIEKLKEDLEAEIDEDQEPLSYESWDVDFATTAYRQHVEALTQKQLLEEQEKQAREAAKELEEKNDNMSAHRRKSKKNKKKTGKFKSLKRGRLSSESEVILEETSVDTMSIDDNAPSPELISDESPRHYSNKRKKIMSATEEENSNRSLKKFKKATKSSSASEALSPRHLREEFNDSDPKSAARTKSDGRISIPCMSVKRVIVIKPERLKKKGIWSRDCASDSWTSEEDAVLCGTVHEYGPLWELASDFLHSLPGGAFYRGKYRHPVHCCERYRELFCKHAMSATDNSNSEKVPSGTGKAILRVSEDQAQMLVNVTSELPNNELLLQKHFMAVLSSVWRSKCRRDPRRVISTYSSALRMLSPVKNPAGSSANWSMVNFRPSFNLVRTALADAQAQSTQIVIPPPMRNQEYCRNHLELELDFLTDQHHYEEDFPSIVNVSILEPEPIKQAVEPVEQSLLSGLSCRQAETRLRMASEACYEGEGSHWASSAFHINDATRHKSGPKSIGKHKAASECGRPPKSKIQKITESHQEGPSTSSNFLRMPGQLFPGAADFHISESLSDFGISDSEFNYSEDLWQEVDYNEFLLDQDDSGLLPGIEELEPLSDFTDIG, translated from the exons ATGGCATCAAAAGGTCCTCGGTCAAAACTAGACCATGAGACAAGAGCTAGGCGTCAGAAG GCTCTTGAAGCCCCAAGGGAGCCTCGACGGCCAAAAGTTCACTGGGACCATGTCCTTGCTGAGATGGTGTGGCTGGCAAAG GAGTTTGATTCTGAGAGAAAATGGAAGTTGTCCATGGCAAAAAAGATTGCTCAAAGAGCCAACAAGAGCATAGTTGACCAAGCAACAAAGGGCGAGCGAAAACAGAAG GAGGAGGAACATAGAATGAGAAAAGTCGCACTTAATATTTCCAAGGATGTGAAGAAGTTCTGGATCAAAATAGAAAAGCTG GTTGTCTATAAGCATCAACTGGAGcttgaggagaggaagaaaaaggCCCTTGATAAACAACTTGATTTCCTTTTAGGTCAGACTGAGAG GTATTCGACAATGTTGGCGGAAAACCTTGTGGACATGCCGTATCCCCAGAAACTAGAAAATGGAACTTTGCAGACAAATCAATCATCACAGACTGAGGAAGTTGCAGAAGAGAACGAAAATGCAGCAATACCTGATGATCCTG ATAACATGGAAGTGGACGGTGATTATGAGAGCTCCTTGGATGAAGAGCCT GAAGATGATGAGCACACAATTGATGAGGATGAAGCTCAGATCACTGAAGCTGAGCGCAACGAAGAATTAGCTGCTTTACAGGCAGAAGCTGACCTACCACTGGATGATATTCTCAAAATGTATACAGAAACCAAAG TTAGCAGGGAAAGCAGTCCAGACAGCAAAGACATGTTAAGTAACTTAGGCTCGAAGAATTTGATTGTAG ATTCTTCGAACCAGGCCAATGGCTGCGATCATGATACTGCTCACTCTTCAAGTGACGATGGCAATTCTTCTGAGGAAGAAGACGATGGCCATTCTTATGCTGAATTTGTTAAGAAGAATCAT GGAAAAAGTAATGGCAACATCTCTTCTATAGATGAGCAG GAAGACAAAGATTATGTTGCTGCTGATGAAGGAAAG GATGATGAAGCAACTTTGTCTGAAGAGGAAGAGTTAGCAAAGAAAGAAGTTCCTGATCATCTGGAAGAG ATTAAGTTATTGCAAAAGGAGAGCGAGATACCACTAGAAGAACTTCTTGCGATGTACCAGAAG gATGGCTATGCAGATCATGAAACAACGGAGTTGGAGAATTCACCCTGTATTGTTGAAGAGACTAATACTGACATGTCGTTGGATGATCAATCTGCAAAGATTCTTGAAGTGAACAGTGATACAGTTGTGGGTCACCTATCTGCGGATGTGATGAAAACTGAGCATAATGTGACTGCTAATTCTATGCAATCAGAAATAGTACCAGAGCCTTGCGCACAACAGAATTTTGTGGAAGAGAATAATCTCGCTGATGTTAACACGGTCAATGGAGATAAAAGTGACGATGTAATTGCtgatgctgcagctgctgccagATCAGCACAACCAACTGGTAACACCTTCTTGACAACAAATGTGCGCACGAAATTCCCATTCCTTCTTAAGCATTCGCTTCGCGAATACCAGCATATAGGGTTGGATTGGTTGGTTGCAATGTATGAGCAGAGGCTTAATGGAATTCTAGCAGATGAAATGGGTCTAGGCAAGACAATCATGACTAtctccttgcttgcacatcttGCATGTGAGAAGGGGATATGGGGTCCTCATCTTATCGTTGTGCCAACTAGTGTTATGCTAAACTGGGAGACTGAATTTCTCAAGTGGTGTCCTGCTTTTAAAATATTGACTTACTTTGGAAGTGCAAAGGAGAGAAAGCAAAAGCGTCAGGGCTGGATGAAACCAAATTACTTCCATGTTTGCATCACAACATACAGGCTTGTCATCCAGGACTCTAAAGTGTTTAAGCGAAAAAAGTGGAAGTATCTTATTCTTGATGAGGCTCATCTGATAAAGAACTGGAAATCACAGCGATGGCAGACTTTACTTAATTTTAATTCAAAACGACGCATTCTTTTGACTGGAACTCCGCTGCAAAATGACCTCATGGAACTTTGGTCCCTGATGCACTTTCTGATGCCTCATGTATTTCAGTCTCACCAGGAGTTCAAGGATTGGTTCTGCAATCCAATTTCAGGAATGGTGGAGGGCCAAGATAAAGTAAATAAAGAAGTCATAGATCGATTGCACAATGTCCTTCGTCCATTTATACTGCGGCGGCTGAAAAGAGATGTCGAGAAACAGTTACCAAAGAAGCACGAGCATGTCATATATTGCCGACTTTCTAGAAGACAAAGGAATTTGTATGAAGATTTTATTGCTAGCTCAGAGACACAAACAACACTAGCAAGTGGGAATTATTTTGGCATGATAAGTATCATTATGCAACTTAGAAAGGTCTGTAACCACCCAGATCTTTTTGAAGGTCGCCCAATAATAAGCTCATTTGACATGGCTGGGATTAACATGCATCTCAGCTATTCAGTATGCATGCTCCTTGATAAGAATCCGTTTTCTCATGTGGACCTATCTGATATGAATCTTGTGTTTACTCAAAATGAATTTGGCATGAGTTCCTGGGAAGCTGACGAGGTGGTTGCTGCTTTTCCTCCAAGTATCACCTCCCGGGACTCTCAGCTGGATATATCCTGCTCGAAAAAGGATCATCAGGGGAGTAATGTAACAAATATTTTTGAAGATATTCAGAAAGCCCTACAGGATGAGAGAATAAAGGAATCCAAAGAAAGGGCAGCTTCCATTGCATGGTGGAATAGGTTACGATGTGAAAAGAGGCCTGTCTATGGCACAAATATGAGAGAGGTTTTGACTGTAAAGCATCCTGTATCTGATATTCTTGAGAAGAGGAACAACCCTTTGTGCCACATGGATTATTCATCGAGCCTAGCAGACCTTGTTCTTCCATCAGTGGAACGGTTTCAGAAACTGCTTGATATTGTGGAATCATTTACATTTGCAATTCCTGCTGCTCGAGCTCCTCCCCCTGTTTGCTGGTGCAGCAAAGGGAAGTCTCCTGTTTTTATTGATCCGGCatatagagaaaaatgcacGAATGAGTTTTCCCCCATTCTGTCTCCTATAAGGTCTGCTATTGTTCGCCGCCAAGTTTACTTTCCTGATAGGCGTTTGATCCAGTTTGATTGTGGCAAGTTGCAGGAACTTGCCATTCTGCTGAGGCGTTTGAAGTCAGAAGGGCACAGAGCCTTGATATTTACTCAGATGACTAAGATGCTTGATGTCTTGGAAGAGTTCATAAATTTATATGGGTATACATATTTACGTTTAGATGGTTCTACACCGCCAGAAGAGAGGCAGACCCTCATGCAGAGGTTCAATACAAATCCAaagtttttccttttcattttgtCTACTCGTAGTGGTGGTGTGGGAATCAACCTAGTAGGTGCGGACACTGTCATATTCTATGACAGTGACTGGAACCCTGCAATGGACCAACAGGCACAGGACAGATGTCACAGGATTGGTCAGACTCGTGAAGTTCACATATATAGACTCATTAGTGAAAGCACTATAGAGGAGAACATTCTGAAGAAAGCGAATCAGAAACGAGCTCTTGATGATCTAGTGATACAGCGAGGTAGCTACAATACAGAGTTTTTCAAGAAGCTCGATCCTATGGAGTTCTTTTCTGGGCACACGTCTCTTCGTGTGGAAGACCAGCAGAAGGACTGCTCTATGACTGCCGGATCTTCAAATGATGCGGATGTGGGGTTGTCAAATGCAGATGTTGAAGCGGCTATTAGACAagcagaagatgaagctgaCTATATGGCTCTCAAGAAGCTAGAGCAGGAAGAAGCCGTGGACAATCAAGAGTTCAGCGAGGAGGCTGCTGGTAGACCAGAGGATGATGATTTGGTAAATGAGGAGGATGCAAGACACGATGAACACATTATCGAAGAACATAGATATAACTCTTCGGAtatggagaaggagaagaatgcTGCTTTGTCCAATCAATTAAATGAAGAAAAGGCTCTTACATTGGCTGTTGGTGATGAAGATACAGACATGCTTGCTGATGTGAAACAGATGGCTGCCGCCGCAGCTGCTGCAGGACAAGCAAGTTCGTCCTTCGAAAACCAGCTCCGGCCAATTGATAGATATGCAATGCGCTTTATGGAACTCTGGGATCCAGTAATTGACAAAGCTGCTATAAATCGTCAAGTAAATGTTGAAGAGGAAGAATGGGAGCTCGATCGCATTGAAAAACTCAAAGAGGATTTAGAAGCAGAAATTGATGAAGACCAGGAACCGCTTTCTTATGAAT CCTGGGATGTTGATTTTGCTACGACAGCCTATCGCCAACATGTTGAGGCTTTAACTCAAAAGCAG TTGTTGGAAGAACAGGAAAAACAGGCTCGGGAAGCTGCAAAAGAGTTGGAGGAGAAAAATGATAATATGAG CGCTCACCGTAGAAAgtcaaaaaagaacaaaaagaagaCCGGCAAGTTCAAGTCCCTGAAAAGAGGACGTTTGTCATCTGAATCAGAAGTCATACTGGAGGAAACTTCTGTAGATACAATGAGCATTGATGACAATGCACCCTCACCTGAACTCATAAGTGATGAATCACCTCGCCATTATTCTAACAAGCGTAAGAAGATTATGTCTGCTACTGAAGAAGAAAACAGTAACAGAAgtttgaagaagttcaagaaagCCACTAAATCAAGTAGTGCCTCAGAAGCCTTGTCACCTAGGCACTTGAGGGAAGAGTTTAATGATTCAGATCCAAAATCGGCAGCTAGAACTAAGAGTGATGGCAGAATTTCCATCCCTTGCATGTCAGTAAAACGTGTTATTGTAATAAAACCTGAGAGGCTGAAAAAGAAGGGAATATGGTCTCGTGATTGTGCTTCAGACTCATGGACATCTGAGGAGGATGCGGTTCTTTGCGGAACTGTGCATGAGTATGGTCCTCTTTGGGAACTGGCAAGTGATTTTCTTCATTCCTTACCAGGTGGTGCTTTTTATAGGGGAAAATATCGTCATCCAGTGCATTGCTGTGAGAGATACCGAGAACTATTCTGCAAACATGCAATGTCAGCAACAGATAATTCTAACAGTGAAAAGGTTCCTTCTGGGACTGGAAAGGCTATACTGAGAGTATCTGAG GATCAAGCTCAGATGTTGGTGAATGTGACCAGTGAACTTCCTAACAATGAGTTGCTTCTCCAGAAACACTTCATGGCTGTACTTTCATCTGTCTGGAGATCAAAATGCCGGCGTGATCCCCGGCGTGTTATAAGTACTTACTCTAGTGCACTACGCATGCTTTCTCCTGTGAAAAATCCTGCTGGATCAAGTGCGAACTGGTCCATGGTAAACTTTAGACCAAGCTTCAATCTAGTTAGGACAGCCCTTGCAGATGCTCAGGCTCAATCTACACAAATTGTGATTCCGCCACCGATGAGAAATCAAGAATACTGCCGGAATCATTTAGAATTAGAATTGGATTTCTTGACAGATCAGCATCATTATGAAGAGGACTTCCCATCTATAGTAAATGTGTCCATACTAGAACCAGAACCAATCAAACAGGCTGTGGAGCCAGTGGAACAATCACTATTGTCTGGACTTTCTTGTAGACAAGCTGAGACCAGACTCAG AATGGCATCAGAAGCTTGTTATGAAGGTGAAGGTTCTCATTGGGCATCATCAGCTTTCCACATAAATGATGCCACCCGGCATAAATCTGGGCCAAAGTCCATAGGAAAGCACAAAGCAGCATCAGAATGTGGAAGACCTCCCAAATCAAAAATCCAGAAGATTACTGAATCGCATCAGGAAGGGCCAAGTACCTCGAGTAATTTTCTTCGGATGCCTGGTCAACTTTTCCCAGGTGCAGCTGACTTCCACATTAGCGAGTCCCTATCTGACTTTGGTATCAGCGATTCTGAATTCAACTACTCCGAGGATCTCTGGCAAGAGGTTGACTACAACGAGTTCCTCCTGGACCAGGATGACTCTGGTCTCCTTCCTGGTATTGAGGAGTTAGAACCTCTTTCAGATTTCACAGATATTGGATGA